In one window of Thalassophryne amazonica chromosome 9, fThaAma1.1, whole genome shotgun sequence DNA:
- the LOC117517237 gene encoding transmembrane protein 81-like: MHRVPVNCGLLLFLLFHLLTSADLEETEHMDVEVVVSRTPCSATCGVGLKTEKLCFLRGAEKVLEEAPGDHSDPEVSDKCRVRKVNCLQMWWCGLKTFTVTVGDRVELNCLEEVLEDKGRFSWRVIWRFAKGLITPEDTLFARLKAPMMDRVILDPVTESDAGTYRCTVLDFAFRRVKRIEWGIRVLPVGFMDLQYHSSQDDWDQQNQTVSSTQQNKERTALNMVVMSFVIGGTTFGLIVLLLVRRNGC; this comes from the exons ATGCATCGTGTCCCTGTGAACTGTGGTCTCCTTCTCTTCCTCCTCTTTCATCTTCTGACCTCAGCTGACCTGGAGGAGACAGAGCACATGGACGTGGAGGTCGTGGTCAGCAGGACACCCTGTAGCGCCACCTGTGGGGTGGGGCTTAAAACTGAGAAGCTGTGTTTCCTCAGAGGTGCAGAGAAAGTTCTGGAAGAAGCACCAGGAGATCACAGTGACCCTGAG GTGTCAGACAAATGTCGGGTCCGTAAGGTCAATTGTCTGCAGATGTGGTGGTGTGGACTCAAGACCTTCACTGTGACTGTAGGAGACAGAGTGGAGCTCAACTGTCTGGAAGAGGTCTTGGAAGACAAGGGGAGGTTCTCCTGGAG gGTGATTTGGCGTTTTGCTAAAGGGCTCATCACTCCTGAGGACACTCTGTTTGCTCGTCTCAAGGCTCCTATGATGGACCGGGTGATTCTAGATCCAGTCACAGAGAGTGATGCAG GTACCTATCGCTGCACTGTGCTGGATTTCGCCTTCCGCAGGGTAAAGAGGATCGAGTGGGGGATCCGGGTTCTGCCTGTTGGGTTTATGGATCTACAGTACCACAGCTCTCAGGATGACTGggaccagcagaaccagactgtgAGCTCAACCCAGCAAAACAAGGAGAGAACTGCACTTAACATG GTGGTGATGAGCTTCGTCAtcggtggaacgacatttggactCATCGTCCTGCTCCTGGTCAGGAGGAACGGCTGCTGA